From one Trueperella pyogenes genomic stretch:
- a CDS encoding Cgl0159 family (beta/alpha)8-fold protein — protein MTTIADLPGIRLRSPKRIAQALADRTPGVMPDGRKLMIIACDHPARGALGVGSDLMAMADRTELLERCMIALSRPGVDGFLGTADLIEDLTLLGALEGKLVFGSMNRTGLRGSTFEIDDRFGCYTPEAIAAHNFDGGKTLTRICLEDPATPGVLEATSHAVNALAAHRKITMIEPFMSTWNGKQIVNDLRPESVITSITIASALGTTSAYTWLKLPCVADMERVMRSTTLPSLILGGEVPDDPDKALNDWAQAMKLPGVCGLVVGRSLLFPPDGDVQTAVDNAVELL, from the coding sequence ATGACGACAATCGCTGACCTACCAGGTATTCGCCTGCGCTCCCCGAAGCGCATCGCCCAGGCACTCGCTGATCGAACCCCAGGTGTCATGCCCGACGGGCGCAAGCTCATGATCATTGCCTGCGATCACCCCGCCCGCGGCGCACTCGGCGTCGGTTCGGATCTGATGGCCATGGCCGACCGGACCGAGCTCCTGGAACGTTGTATGATCGCGCTCTCCCGTCCCGGTGTTGACGGCTTTCTCGGGACAGCCGATCTTATCGAAGACCTCACCCTCCTCGGCGCACTCGAAGGCAAACTCGTCTTCGGATCCATGAATCGCACCGGGCTACGTGGCTCCACTTTTGAGATAGACGACCGCTTTGGGTGCTACACGCCCGAGGCCATCGCCGCCCACAACTTCGACGGCGGCAAAACGCTGACCAGAATCTGCCTGGAAGATCCCGCCACTCCCGGCGTCTTGGAGGCCACTTCCCACGCCGTCAACGCGTTGGCTGCGCACCGAAAAATCACGATGATTGAGCCTTTCATGTCTACCTGGAACGGCAAACAAATCGTCAACGATCTGCGCCCCGAATCGGTCATCACGTCGATTACTATCGCCTCGGCTCTCGGCACCACCAGCGCATACACGTGGCTCAAGCTTCCTTGCGTCGCGGACATGGAAAGGGTGATGCGCAGCACCACCCTTCCTTCTCTCATCCTCGGTGGCGAAGTGCCGGACGACCCTGACAAGGCCCTCAACGACTGGGCGCAGGCGATGAAATTGCCCGGCGTCTGCGGCTTGGTGGTCGGACGCTCCCTCCTCTTTCCTCCAGACGGAGATGTCCAAACAGCAGTCGACAACGCAGTGGAGTTGCTATGA
- a CDS encoding GntR family transcriptional regulator yields the protein MTDTDKDSSLDTPYVLDVSLNRHSAEPLYQQIFAPIAQLIKSGGLLPNQLLEDEISMAQRLNISRPTARRALQELVDAGLLVRRRGVGTRVTPSHVHRQLALTSLNDDLIRAGHTTRTEVLKYQIHLASAEEVEMLNCALDEELVTVQRLRWIDDHPLAILNNTIPSRIAPTLTELSRFGLYESFSKHNVVPASAVQTLGAKNATKAEADLLNVEPGMALFTMQRTAYDAEGKVIEQGNHVYDAQQYKMTFPLATH from the coding sequence GTGACAGATACCGACAAGGATTCGTCTCTTGACACCCCATACGTCCTTGATGTGTCCCTGAATCGGCATTCTGCCGAGCCGCTGTATCAGCAGATTTTCGCGCCCATCGCGCAGCTGATCAAGAGCGGGGGATTGCTGCCAAATCAGCTTCTCGAAGATGAAATTTCGATGGCGCAGCGGCTAAACATATCGCGGCCGACGGCGCGCCGCGCGCTGCAGGAGCTCGTGGATGCGGGATTGCTTGTGCGTCGGCGCGGCGTGGGGACCCGCGTCACACCGTCCCATGTGCATAGACAGCTGGCTTTGACCTCGCTCAACGACGATCTGATCAGGGCTGGTCATACTACGCGCACCGAGGTGCTCAAGTATCAGATTCACTTGGCCAGCGCGGAGGAGGTCGAGATGCTCAACTGTGCCCTCGACGAGGAGCTCGTGACCGTTCAGCGGCTGAGGTGGATTGACGACCATCCGTTGGCGATCCTTAACAACACAATTCCGAGTCGGATCGCGCCCACCCTCACCGAGCTGTCGCGGTTCGGCCTCTATGAGTCCTTCAGCAAGCACAACGTTGTTCCTGCGTCGGCAGTTCAGACCTTAGGCGCCAAGAACGCCACTAAAGCCGAAGCCGATCTCCTTAACGTCGAGCCGGGGATGGCGCTGTTTACCATGCAGCGTACGGCGTACGACGCGGAGGGCAAGGTCATCGAGCAGGGCAACCATGTCTACGATGCCCAGCAATACAAGATGACGTTTCCGCTCGCTACCCACTAA
- the iolC gene encoding 5-dehydro-2-deoxygluconokinase, with protein MTREFQYPEVITMGRSGVDLYPLQTGVGLEDVETFGKFLGGSPTNVAVAAAKMGHSAAVITGVGDDPFGNFVRQEMRRLGVSDEFVITTSHFKTPVTFCEIFPPDNFPLYFYREPSAPDLQLCSKDVPAEAVHNAKVFLLSGTGLSVEPSRSAHWAALRARQSSTGWTIADLDYRPMFWEHEEIAQREIGAILDYVNVAVGNREECRIAVGETDPDRAADALLERGVKLAIVKQGPKGTLAKTRDERIEVPVTHVDTLNGLGAGDSFGGSLIHALICGWDIPKAIHFASTAGAIVSARLECSTAMATEAEVLELMAAHPETNPKVN; from the coding sequence ATGACGCGTGAATTTCAATACCCGGAAGTCATCACCATGGGCCGCTCCGGGGTGGATCTCTACCCCCTACAAACAGGCGTTGGCCTGGAGGACGTGGAAACCTTCGGGAAATTCCTGGGTGGCTCTCCCACCAACGTCGCCGTAGCAGCGGCAAAGATGGGGCACTCAGCAGCGGTCATCACCGGCGTCGGAGACGATCCGTTCGGTAACTTTGTGCGCCAGGAAATGCGTCGACTCGGTGTCTCAGACGAGTTCGTCATCACCACCTCTCATTTCAAGACTCCCGTCACCTTCTGCGAGATCTTCCCACCGGACAACTTCCCGCTCTACTTCTACCGCGAACCGTCCGCTCCAGATTTACAGCTATGTTCCAAGGACGTTCCGGCCGAGGCCGTCCACAACGCCAAGGTCTTCCTCCTGTCCGGCACCGGACTGTCTGTCGAACCGTCTCGGTCCGCACACTGGGCCGCCTTGCGGGCCCGGCAAAGCAGCACGGGGTGGACGATTGCCGACCTCGACTATCGCCCCATGTTCTGGGAACACGAGGAGATTGCCCAACGCGAAATTGGAGCCATCCTCGATTACGTTAACGTCGCCGTCGGCAACAGGGAAGAATGCCGGATTGCGGTGGGTGAGACCGACCCCGATCGCGCTGCCGACGCCCTTTTGGAACGCGGCGTCAAGCTCGCCATTGTCAAACAAGGTCCCAAGGGCACCCTGGCAAAAACGCGCGACGAGCGCATCGAGGTGCCCGTCACTCACGTCGACACCCTCAATGGACTCGGCGCCGGCGACTCCTTTGGCGGCTCCCTTATTCACGCCCTCATCTGCGGCTGGGACATCCCCAAGGCCATCCACTTCGCTTCCACTGCAGGAGCCATCGTCTCTGCGCGTCTCGAGTGTTCGACGGCGATGGCCACCGAAGCTGAAGTGCTTGAGCTCATGGCCGCCCACCCCGAAACCAATCCGAAAGTAAATTAA
- a CDS encoding iron ABC transporter ATP-binding protein, with product MIELTDVTMAYDGDPVVRDVRLTLPDAGVTALIGPNGAGKSTLLSGIGRLHPLIGGQVSIDGRALADWDTEELARTIAILRQENHLAIRLTVAELVMLGRHPHSKGRHTREDYARVADALQCVDMRDLADRFIDELSGGQRQRAFIAMALAQDTKYLLLDEPLSALDMLHARDMMRHLRRVCDERGISVVIVIHDVNTAAAYADTMVAMKDGHVLRVGKPAEVMRGHVLEEIFGVNVHVAEIGGRLVAMPVA from the coding sequence ATGATCGAACTGACCGATGTGACGATGGCCTACGACGGCGACCCGGTGGTTCGCGACGTACGCCTCACCCTGCCCGACGCCGGGGTGACGGCCCTTATCGGGCCAAATGGTGCGGGTAAGTCTACGCTGCTGTCTGGGATCGGGCGGCTTCACCCGTTGATTGGCGGGCAGGTCAGCATCGATGGGCGCGCGCTGGCCGATTGGGATACCGAGGAGCTTGCCCGCACAATCGCGATCCTGCGCCAGGAAAATCACCTCGCGATCCGGTTGACGGTGGCCGAGCTCGTCATGCTCGGACGCCACCCGCATTCGAAGGGTAGGCACACCCGCGAGGACTACGCGCGCGTGGCCGACGCGCTGCAGTGCGTGGACATGCGCGATCTGGCCGACCGGTTCATCGACGAGCTCTCTGGCGGCCAACGCCAACGCGCCTTCATCGCGATGGCCCTCGCCCAGGACACGAAGTATCTCCTGCTCGACGAGCCACTCTCCGCGTTGGACATGCTGCATGCGCGTGACATGATGCGACATCTTCGCCGCGTGTGCGACGAGCGGGGCATCTCGGTGGTCATCGTCATTCACGACGTCAACACCGCCGCTGCCTACGCCGATACGATGGTGGCGATGAAGGACGGGCACGTGCTCCGGGTCGGGAAGCCTGCGGAGGTCATGCGTGGGCATGTGCTGGAGGAGATATTCGGCGTGAACGTGCATGTGGCCGAGATAGGTGGGCGTCTGGTGGCTATGCCGGTTGCGTAG
- a CDS encoding ABC transporter permease, with amino-acid sequence MQSSKASPFPSVPGATSQRAGTDGSRPLEPSSLEQVLSGRDPDYPTACVRSQRGSYLRSLVLLAVGVVAAAVVSTLIGGARMSIGAILGNASAHDLQILFVSRLPRTLAVVLSGAAMAVAGLVMQLLVRNRFVEPSTTGVTESAGLGILVATIFLPTLSLPGKMLIAVSFALLGTALLTLVLRNLTHRDIIVVPLVGLILSGVIGAASMFLAWEFQMQGTLNAWMTGDFSGIIRGRYELLWIVAGVAGIAYLFADRFTIVGLGEGLARNLGLNYSAVQTTGLTIVAIVTGITTVVAGPLPFLGLVVPNVVSMFNGDNIRRSLPLVALLGAIFVLTADIIGRLLIAPAEVPVGVVMGVIGAGIFLAILAKRVR; translated from the coding sequence ATGCAATCCAGTAAGGCATCCCCCTTTCCGTCCGTGCCCGGCGCAACCTCGCAGCGCGCGGGCACGGACGGTTCCCGACCGCTCGAGCCGTCCAGCCTTGAGCAGGTGCTTTCTGGCCGCGACCCGGATTACCCGACGGCGTGCGTGCGCTCCCAGCGGGGGTCTTACCTGCGCTCTTTAGTGCTCCTCGCGGTTGGCGTCGTCGCAGCGGCGGTGGTGTCCACCCTGATCGGTGGGGCGCGTATGTCGATCGGCGCAATCCTGGGCAATGCCTCGGCACACGACCTGCAGATCCTTTTCGTCTCGCGGCTTCCGCGTACGCTCGCCGTCGTGCTCTCGGGTGCCGCGATGGCCGTGGCAGGTCTGGTCATGCAGTTGCTCGTACGCAACCGGTTCGTCGAGCCGTCGACGACGGGCGTGACCGAGTCCGCCGGCCTGGGCATCCTGGTCGCCACCATTTTCCTTCCCACGCTCTCGCTGCCTGGGAAGATGCTCATCGCAGTGTCATTCGCACTGCTGGGCACCGCCTTGCTGACGCTTGTATTGCGCAACCTCACCCACCGCGACATCATCGTCGTCCCGCTCGTCGGCCTTATTCTCTCCGGCGTCATTGGTGCCGCCTCCATGTTCCTTGCCTGGGAGTTCCAGATGCAAGGCACCCTCAATGCGTGGATGACCGGCGACTTCTCCGGCATTATCCGTGGCCGCTACGAGCTGCTGTGGATCGTGGCCGGCGTGGCCGGGATCGCCTACCTCTTCGCCGACCGTTTCACAATCGTCGGCCTGGGTGAGGGCCTGGCCCGCAACCTCGGGCTCAACTACAGCGCGGTCCAGACGACTGGCCTGACCATCGTCGCGATCGTCACCGGCATCACCACGGTAGTCGCCGGTCCGCTCCCATTCCTCGGGCTGGTCGTCCCCAACGTCGTTTCCATGTTCAACGGTGACAACATCCGGCGCTCCCTGCCTCTCGTGGCTCTGCTCGGCGCGATCTTCGTCCTCACCGCGGATATCATCGGCCGCCTCCTCATCGCACCGGCCGAAGTGCCGGTCGGCGTGGTCATGGGCGTCATCGGGGCAGGCATCTTCCTGGCTATTTTGGCGAAGCGGGTGAGATAA
- the iolD gene encoding 3D-(3,5/4)-trihydroxycyclohexane-1,2-dione acylhydrolase (decyclizing), with product MTRLTVAQATIRFLLQQYTECDGVEQRLIAGAFGIFGHGNVAGLGQALLQNELDPEPDGGSMPYYMPRNEQGMVHAAAAYAKAKNRCQTFMCTSSIGPGALNMVTGAALATTNRLPVLLFPSDQFATRTPDPVLQQIENAQTLDTSVNDAFRPVSVFFDRINRPEQLLPSLMQAMRALTDPADTGAVTIAMPQDVQAEAFDFPEEAFAKRVWHIRRPPAEPAALARAATLIRHAKQPMVIAGGGVIYSQASEELREFAAATGIPVADTQAGKGAINCDHPQSIGGVGSTGGDCANHLADETDLVIGVGTRYSDFTTASRTQFKNPNVRFVNINVKAFDAVKNGGEMVVADAREALAALTEMLADYHVSAGYAQRIAAERAAWLAQVDELTHLGHGPLPAQIEVFGALNELMGDDDVLINAAGSMPGDLQALWQAKTPVQYHVEYAFSTMGYEIPAGIGVKMALPNSEVVSIVGDGTYQMLPMELATVAQEGLKIIYVLLDNHGFASIGALSESRGSQRFGTRYRMGGGRSHTHDGELVPVDIAKNAESWGITVLRVSSIDEFKAAYRQATGMDSAVMIYIQTDLYGPNPPSSSYWDVPVAQVSRIESTEQAYREYRQGLKPQRHYF from the coding sequence ATGACTCGACTTACGGTTGCACAGGCGACCATTCGCTTCCTGCTTCAGCAATACACTGAATGCGATGGGGTAGAACAACGGCTCATCGCAGGCGCATTTGGCATCTTTGGGCACGGCAACGTCGCCGGCCTTGGCCAGGCTCTGCTCCAAAACGAGCTCGATCCCGAGCCAGACGGCGGTTCCATGCCCTATTACATGCCGCGCAACGAACAAGGCATGGTTCATGCGGCTGCCGCCTACGCTAAGGCCAAGAACCGTTGCCAGACTTTCATGTGTACGTCCTCTATTGGGCCTGGCGCGCTCAACATGGTCACCGGGGCGGCCCTTGCCACCACCAACCGGTTACCGGTGTTGCTCTTTCCTTCCGACCAGTTCGCTACCCGGACGCCAGATCCCGTGCTGCAACAAATCGAAAACGCCCAGACGCTGGACACTTCGGTCAATGACGCCTTCCGGCCAGTGTCGGTCTTTTTCGATCGAATCAACCGCCCCGAACAGCTTCTGCCTTCACTCATGCAAGCCATGCGCGCGTTAACTGATCCAGCAGATACGGGCGCAGTCACTATCGCCATGCCGCAAGATGTTCAAGCCGAGGCTTTTGACTTTCCGGAAGAGGCCTTTGCTAAACGCGTGTGGCACATTCGCCGACCACCGGCCGAGCCGGCCGCCCTGGCCCGCGCAGCCACGTTGATCCGCCACGCCAAGCAGCCGATGGTTATCGCCGGCGGTGGCGTCATTTATTCACAAGCCAGCGAGGAGCTGCGCGAGTTTGCCGCTGCGACGGGAATTCCCGTCGCCGATACGCAAGCCGGCAAGGGCGCTATCAACTGCGACCACCCGCAGTCTATCGGCGGCGTGGGATCGACCGGCGGGGACTGTGCAAATCACCTTGCCGACGAGACCGACCTCGTCATCGGCGTCGGCACCCGATATTCCGACTTCACCACCGCTTCGCGCACCCAGTTCAAGAACCCGAACGTCCGCTTCGTCAACATCAACGTCAAGGCCTTCGACGCGGTGAAGAACGGGGGCGAAATGGTGGTCGCCGACGCACGCGAAGCGCTGGCGGCCCTGACCGAGATGCTCGCCGATTACCATGTGAGCGCCGGATACGCGCAGCGCATTGCTGCCGAACGTGCCGCGTGGTTGGCGCAAGTAGATGAGCTCACCCACCTCGGGCATGGCCCGCTCCCCGCTCAGATTGAAGTGTTCGGCGCACTGAACGAGCTCATGGGCGACGACGACGTCCTCATCAACGCAGCCGGATCTATGCCCGGCGATCTGCAGGCCCTCTGGCAAGCAAAAACTCCCGTCCAGTACCACGTCGAATATGCGTTTTCCACCATGGGATACGAGATCCCCGCAGGAATTGGCGTCAAGATGGCGCTGCCGAACTCCGAGGTGGTCTCCATCGTCGGGGACGGCACATACCAGATGCTCCCCATGGAGCTGGCAACGGTGGCCCAAGAAGGCCTCAAGATCATCTACGTCCTGCTCGACAATCACGGCTTTGCATCCATCGGCGCTCTTTCTGAGTCGCGCGGCTCGCAGCGCTTCGGTACCCGCTACCGGATGGGCGGCGGCAGGTCGCACACCCACGACGGCGAGCTGGTACCGGTCGACATCGCGAAGAACGCAGAATCGTGGGGCATTACCGTCCTGCGCGTGTCCTCCATCGACGAATTCAAGGCCGCCTACCGGCAAGCAACCGGCATGGACAGCGCCGTCATGATCTACATCCAAACCGACCTTTACGGCCCTAATCCGCCGTCATCGTCCTACTGGGACGTGCCGGTAGCGCAAGTCTCTCGCATCGAGTCAACCGAACAAGCCTACCGCGAATACCGCCAAGGGCTGAAGCCACAACGACACTACTTTTAA
- a CDS encoding CoA-acylating methylmalonate-semialdehyde dehydrogenase gives MTTIAHWIDGKEYLGTPEKYVDIENPATGKAAGKLALASPADLDHAVEVASRAQKDWARASLAQRVAIMHKMRQLVLDHQDDIARAIVAEHGKDYSDAIGEIQRGRETLDFACSINTALKGEFSFDVSRGVDVHTIRQPVGIVAGICPFNFPVMVPMWMHPLALATGNAFILKPATATPSASLLIAKLYQEAGLPDGLFNVVSGTRNMVTQILEHPGIDAISFVGSTPVAHIIQEVGTKHGKRVQALGGANNHAIVLPDADLEFAAQHIAAAAFGAAGERCMALPAVIAVGEGTADRLAALVKKHAEKIKVGMGLDDGVSMGPVIDAAAKKRIISLIDDAEARGGHVVLDGRDIVVAGYEAGYFVGPTILTHVTYDMDIYREEIFGPVLTIHEEGSYEDAIRVVNAQPFGNGSAIFTNDGGMARRFQLDVEAGMVGVNVPIPTPVAYYSFGGWKDSLLGDHHIHGPEGVNFYTKAKVITSRWPSERTYAATMSFQREE, from the coding sequence ATGACTACCATTGCTCACTGGATCGACGGCAAAGAATATCTCGGCACCCCTGAAAAATATGTGGATATAGAGAACCCGGCGACCGGAAAAGCCGCCGGAAAGCTCGCTCTCGCATCCCCCGCAGATCTCGATCACGCTGTAGAGGTGGCCAGCAGAGCCCAAAAGGACTGGGCGCGCGCCTCATTGGCGCAGCGCGTTGCCATTATGCACAAGATGCGTCAGCTCGTCCTCGACCACCAAGACGACATCGCCCGAGCCATCGTTGCCGAACATGGCAAAGACTATTCCGACGCGATCGGAGAAATCCAGCGCGGCCGCGAAACACTCGACTTCGCGTGCTCGATCAATACCGCGCTCAAGGGCGAGTTCTCCTTCGACGTGTCTCGCGGCGTAGATGTTCACACCATTCGCCAGCCGGTCGGCATCGTCGCCGGCATTTGTCCATTTAATTTCCCCGTGATGGTGCCCATGTGGATGCACCCCCTTGCGCTCGCGACCGGAAACGCCTTCATCCTCAAGCCCGCTACAGCCACGCCGAGCGCGTCGCTTCTCATCGCCAAGCTCTACCAAGAGGCGGGTCTGCCCGACGGCCTGTTCAACGTCGTCTCCGGCACCCGCAATATGGTCACTCAGATTCTTGAGCACCCAGGTATCGACGCGATCTCTTTCGTCGGCTCCACCCCCGTCGCCCACATTATCCAAGAGGTCGGCACGAAGCACGGCAAGCGAGTTCAGGCACTCGGCGGGGCGAATAACCACGCCATCGTCCTTCCCGACGCCGACCTGGAGTTCGCCGCTCAACATATCGCCGCTGCCGCATTCGGTGCCGCCGGTGAGCGTTGCATGGCGCTGCCCGCCGTCATCGCCGTGGGTGAAGGCACCGCAGACAGGCTCGCCGCGCTGGTGAAGAAACACGCGGAAAAGATCAAGGTAGGTATGGGGCTGGACGACGGCGTCAGCATGGGTCCAGTCATTGACGCAGCTGCGAAGAAACGCATCATTTCGCTTATCGACGACGCCGAAGCACGCGGCGGCCATGTCGTGCTGGACGGACGCGATATCGTCGTCGCTGGTTACGAAGCAGGATATTTTGTGGGCCCAACTATCCTCACTCACGTCACCTACGACATGGACATTTACCGCGAAGAAATCTTCGGGCCGGTGCTGACTATCCACGAGGAAGGTAGTTACGAAGATGCCATCCGGGTCGTCAATGCCCAGCCCTTCGGGAATGGCTCAGCCATATTTACCAACGACGGCGGCATGGCGCGGCGTTTCCAGCTCGATGTGGAAGCAGGCATGGTTGGAGTCAATGTGCCGATCCCAACCCCAGTTGCCTACTATTCGTTTGGCGGGTGGAAGGACTCGCTCCTCGGCGACCACCATATCCATGGCCCAGAAGGAGTCAACTTCTACACCAAGGCAAAGGTGATCACGAGCCGCTGGCCTTCGGAACGCACCTACGCAGCAACGATGTCATTCCAACGCGAAGAATAG
- a CDS encoding iron chelate uptake ABC transporter family permease subunit: protein MSATLIVDVLHGRRAQSRQRLLLIGLAALAMCAFFLTYDALGAWAIIGRLRVTRLGALVVVAISLAVATAVFQAVTRNRILSPSVMGFDSMFQLIATASIFFFGSAAVGAMPNAAMFLINTALMTSLAVSMFVTVLRGGRSNVYLLVLVGIVVGTFLRSITSLLSTMMDPGEFLSVADAGTASFAVVNTQALGIASVVATVTLGYIVARTRVWDILALGPEAAISLGLAYRREVRLALTASTILVACATALVGPLMFFGLLIVNIAHYVGQSNKLRDLIGISAGLGVVVLVGGQAVLEHVLDQATILPVVLELMGGLLLLTMIVKGAR from the coding sequence ATGAGCGCCACTCTCATCGTCGACGTCCTGCACGGCAGACGCGCCCAGTCCCGCCAGCGGCTCCTCCTCATTGGACTAGCCGCGCTGGCCATGTGCGCCTTTTTCCTCACCTACGACGCACTCGGCGCCTGGGCTATCATTGGCCGCTTGCGTGTCACGCGGCTCGGCGCCCTCGTCGTCGTCGCCATCTCACTCGCAGTTGCCACTGCGGTATTCCAAGCGGTTACCCGCAACCGCATCCTTTCGCCGTCGGTCATGGGCTTTGATTCCATGTTCCAGCTGATCGCGACGGCGTCGATATTCTTCTTCGGCTCGGCAGCCGTCGGGGCAATGCCGAACGCCGCTATGTTTCTCATCAACACGGCCCTCATGACGAGCCTGGCCGTGTCGATGTTTGTGACGGTTCTGCGTGGCGGGCGCAGTAACGTCTATCTCCTTGTGCTCGTCGGGATCGTCGTGGGAACCTTCCTGCGCTCCATCACCTCTCTGCTCTCAACTATGATGGATCCCGGCGAGTTCCTTTCTGTCGCCGACGCCGGCACCGCGTCGTTCGCTGTGGTCAACACGCAGGCGCTCGGTATTGCAAGCGTCGTGGCAACAGTGACCCTCGGTTATATCGTGGCGCGCACTCGCGTGTGGGACATCCTCGCCCTCGGCCCGGAGGCGGCGATCAGCTTGGGGCTGGCCTACCGGCGCGAGGTGCGCCTGGCGCTGACGGCGTCGACGATCTTGGTAGCGTGCGCGACAGCGTTGGTCGGCCCGCTGATGTTCTTCGGGCTGCTAATCGTCAATATTGCGCACTATGTGGGCCAGTCAAATAAGTTGCGCGACCTGATCGGGATCTCGGCTGGCCTCGGCGTCGTCGTGCTTGTGGGCGGTCAGGCGGTCCTGGAACACGTGCTCGACCAGGCCACGATCCTGCCCGTAGTGCTTGAGCTGATGGGTGGCCTTTTGCTTCTGACCATGATCGTGAAAGGCGCTCGATGA
- the iolB gene encoding 5-deoxy-glucuronate isomerase — translation MNQNEQYVIPAGSTARGKFDTYITADTAGWEYSSLKIVALDAGESLSLDTGEDEILVLPLSAGADVTLAEATYHLAGRSSVFTALTDYIFIPRQTRFTLKATRAGRFAIPGARASKDLPVRYCPISEVNSGIRGAGICSRQVNNYALGNAVETSHLLVTEVLTPGGNWSSYPPHKHDEHNGEERILEEIYYFELRDGGPQRRTPGFGLQRVYSSPGKEIDVCAEVRSGDTVVVPYGYHGPSVAAPGHDMYYLNVMAGPAEDSVWMMTDDPVHTWQRQAWEGENIDPRLPFMPLTKETL, via the coding sequence ATGAATCAGAACGAACAATACGTGATACCCGCAGGTAGCACTGCGCGGGGGAAATTCGACACCTATATCACGGCTGACACGGCAGGCTGGGAGTATTCCAGCCTCAAGATTGTCGCTCTCGACGCCGGCGAAAGCCTCTCGCTGGACACCGGCGAGGACGAGATCCTGGTGCTGCCCTTGAGCGCTGGAGCCGATGTCACGCTCGCCGAGGCGACCTACCACCTCGCCGGGCGTAGCAGCGTCTTTACGGCGCTCACTGACTACATCTTTATTCCGCGCCAGACCAGGTTCACGCTGAAGGCGACCCGCGCTGGACGCTTCGCCATTCCCGGAGCCAGAGCCAGCAAAGATCTCCCGGTACGCTACTGCCCGATAAGCGAAGTCAACTCCGGCATCCGCGGTGCCGGCATCTGCTCACGCCAAGTCAACAACTACGCGCTGGGAAACGCCGTAGAAACCTCCCACCTGCTCGTCACCGAGGTGCTCACCCCTGGCGGAAACTGGTCCTCCTACCCTCCCCACAAGCACGACGAGCACAACGGTGAAGAACGCATCCTCGAAGAGATCTACTACTTTGAACTGCGCGACGGCGGCCCGCAGCGGCGCACCCCTGGCTTTGGCCTGCAACGCGTCTACTCCTCACCTGGAAAGGAAATCGACGTCTGCGCCGAAGTACGCAGCGGCGATACCGTCGTCGTACCCTACGGCTATCATGGCCCGTCAGTCGCCGCTCCCGGCCACGACATGTACTACCTCAACGTGATGGCCGGACCAGCCGAAGATTCCGTGTGGATGATGACCGACGATCCCGTCCACACCTGGCAACGCCAAGCCTGGGAAGGCGAGAACATTGACCCCCGCCTACCATTCATGCCACTGACCAAGGAGACACTATGA